A genomic stretch from Erigeron canadensis isolate Cc75 chromosome 9, C_canadensis_v1, whole genome shotgun sequence includes:
- the LOC122581874 gene encoding F-box protein At3g54460, with protein sequence MDQAESETEWGDHKLCGYLCMVLSIPPSNNGVTTLNLNNDTRRCHLFKDGTNVGFRSSNGVVFSFIHDHHNHNSTSSSSDFVNVNNNNNNNDNVGNKKKNKRKKESLSSNGNKKKKKGGLVQNNGASVASVLYQLQNHKCLKISSKVVSIHERRQESPRVLVLVDVYLPIGVWSYGWQFPKSRCSAAVALFPHLSCDWKVRESMLNFANPGLPEIDNRIWNISDCHVLGCNQHCNAPDSTRKKRFELHEIFSSLPSVSMLGDPIHSKINPADNANASGFWMLPDDVMLNIITPLAPQELRSVSLTCRHLRLLAATIMPSMMLKLYPHQQSAVEWMLKRERDPQVFPNPMYMKFETEDGFAFNINTVSGELVVGTVPMIKDFRGGMFCDEPGLGKTITSLSLILKTLGTLADPPEGVEVIWCKQKDDQKCGYYELGGDRINCGSVLTSKKVAGRSSRRSLSCVEDSKLSSEKTITPVTIKSATESTLQSTRSWTIVKRNLRNEYGRKTPGKRKLFASDDEGDPLYVPSGNLKKRTKKASGKYFELNETWVQCDACRKWRKLVDSQDTDSSAAWFCSMNSDLSHQSCKVPEESWDDCESVTYLPGFYTKGTMEGKEENISFFISVLKEHHELINFDTKKALTWLVKQTPDKLSKMETTGLVHPLSGTRVVATGEVRKFHTIFKAFGLVKRVEHGTMRWHYPRKLVNLAFDLAALKIALCEPLDSARFYLSRATLIVVPANLVDHWKNQIQKHVKTDQLRVYIWADHRKPSVHNIAWDYDVVITTFSRLSAEWSPKKRSILMQVHWLRVMFDEGHTLGSSLNMTNKLQLSVSLTASNRWLLTGTPTPNTPNSQLTNLHPMLRFLREEAYGLDQKSWDWGILRPFEAKMEEGRARLLQLLGRCMISARKKDLHMIPPCIKRVTFLDFNEEHAKSYNELVVTVRRNILMADWNDPSHVESLLNPKQWKFRSTTIRNVRLSCCVAGHIKVTDAGQDIQETMDILVENGLDPLSEEYSFIRYNILFGGNCMRCEEWCRLPVITPCRHLLCLACVALNSEKCTFPGCDNLYEMQSPETLSRPENPNPKWPVPKDLIELQPSYKQDDWDPDWQSTSSSKVSYLVKKLKELQEANQKLMDNCMNEGHDVKTIDDILFGRSMTYAKPVNRSPEKVLIFSQFLEHIHVIAQQLMVAGIKFVGMYSPMHSGIKVKSLATFQHDEECMALLMDGSAALGLDLSFVTHVFLMEPIWDKSMEEQVISRAHRMGATRPIHVETLAMHGTIEEQMMKFLQDTEESRELLKEECVHEGARARRTLHDFAESNYLAQLSFVRTISNVEGT encoded by the exons ATGGATCAAGCAGAATCAGAGACAGAGTGGGGTGATCATAAACTATGCGGTTACCTATGTATGGTTCTTTCGATTCCCCCTTCTAATAACGGCGTTACCACGTTGAATCTCAATAATGATACTCGGCGTTGTCATCTATTTAAAGACGGAACCAATGTCGGTTTTCGTTCCTCAAACGGCGTGGTTTTCTCATTCATACACgatcatcataatcataattcaacttcttcttcttctgatttTGTAAatgtgaataataataataataataatgataatgttgggaataaaaagaagaataaaaGGAAGAAGGAATCACTATCGAGTAATGGgaataagaagaaaaagaaaggggGGTTAGTTCAGAATAATGGAGCTAGTGTAGCAAGTGTTTTGTATCAGCTTCAAAATCACAAGTGTTTGAAGATTTCTTCTAAGGTTGTTTCGATACACGAAAGGCGACAGGAATCACCAAGGGTACTGGTATTGGTTGATGTTTATTTGCCAATCGGAGTCTGGTCTTATGGCTGGCAGTTTCCCAAATCACGTTGTTCGGCCGCTGTCGCCCTGTTTCCACATTTAAG TTGTGACTGGAAAGTCAGGGAGTCGATGCTGAATTTTGCCAATCCTGGTCTTCCTGAGATTGACAACCGCATTTGGAATATTTCAGATTGCCATGTTCTTGGCTGCAACCAGCACTGTAATGCACCTGATTCTACACGAAAGAAACGGTTTGAACTCCACGAAATTTTTAGCAGTTTACCTAGTGTCTCAATGCTTGGAGATCCTATCCATTCCAAAATAAATCCAGCAGATAATGCGAATGCATCTGGTTTTTGGATGTTGCCAGATGACGTAATGCTCAATATAATAACACCACTTGCCCCGCAAGAACTTCGTAGTGTTTCCTTAACTTGTCGGCATCTGAGATTATTAGCAGCAACAATAATGCCATCTATGATGCTTAAGCTTTATCCTCACCAACAGTCAGCAGTGGAGTGGATGTTAAAACGAGAACGTGATCCACAAGTTTTTCCAAATCCTATGTACATGAAATTCGAAACAGAAGATGGGTTTGCTTTTAATATCAATACCGTTTCCGGGGAACTCGTAGTAGGCACAGTCCCTATGATCAAAGACTTTCGTGGGGGTATGTTTTGTGATGAGCCTGGCTTGGGTAAGACAATTACCTCTTTGTCCCTGATTTTGAAAACACTAGGAACTCTTGCTGACCCTCCAGAAGGGGTGGAAGTAATCTGGTGTAAACAAAAAGATGACCAAAAATGTGGCTATTATGAGCTTGGTGGTGATCGGATTAACTGTGGTAGTGTGCTGACCAGTAAAAAAGTTGCAGGTCGTAGTAGTCGAAGGAGCCTTTCATGTGTGGAGGACTCAAAGTTGAGTTCTGAAAAGACCATTACTCCAGTCACTATAAAATCAGCAACAGAATCTACTCTTCAGAGCACCCGAAGCTGGACCATTGTTAAGAGAAATCTTCGGAACGAATATGGACGAAAGACCCCGGGAAAGAGAAAACTATTTGCAAGTGACGATGAAGGTGATCCACTATATGTACCATCAGGAAACCTGAAAAAGAGAACTAAAAAGGCCAGTGGAAAGTATTTTGAACTTAATGAAACTTGGGTCCAGTGTGATGCTTGTCGAAAGTGGCGGAAGCTGGTGGATTCACAAGATACTGATTCTTCAGCTGCATGGTTTTGTAGTATGAATAGTGATTTGTCTCATCAGAGTTGCAAGGTACCCGAAGAGTCATGGGATGATTGTGAGTCAGTTACATACTTGCCCGGGTTTTACACAAAAGGAACTATGGAAGGCAAGGAGGAAAACATTTCGTTTTTTATTAGTGTCCTTAAAGAGCACCATGAACTAATAAATTTTGACACTAAAAAGGCGTTAACCTGGTTGGTAAAACAAACACCTGATAAACTTTCAAAAATGGAGACAACTGGATTAGTCCACCCATTATCTGGAACTCGAGTAGTAGCCACAGGGGAAGTACGCAAGTTTCATACGATCTTCAAAGCTTTTGGTTTAGTCAAGAGGGTAGAACATGGAACGATGAGGTGGCATTACCCTAGAAAGTTAGTCAATTTGGCTTTTGATTTAGCTGCGCTAAAGATTGCTCTCTGTGAGCCTCTTGATTCGGCCAGGTTCTACTTATCGCGGGCGACTCTAATTGTTGTTCCTGCTAACCTAGTTGACCACTGGAAGAATCAAATCCAAAAGCACGTAAAAACGGATCAGTTACGTGTGTATATATGGGCTGACCATAGGAAACCATCTGTACATAATATTGCATGGGACTATGATGTTGTTATCACTACTTTTAGTCGTTTAAGTGCCGAGTGGAGCCCAAAAAAGAGAAGTATATTGATGCAAGTTCATTGGCTAAGAGTCATGTTTGATGAAGGGCACACCCTTGGCTCGAGTTTGAATATGACCAACAAGTTACAGTTATCAGTTTCATTGACCGCTTCTAACCGTTGGTTGTTGACTGGAACGCCGACTCCTAATACACCAAATAGTCAACTTACGAATCTTCATCCAATGCTTAGGTTTCTCCGTGAAGAAGCATATGGATTGGATCAGAAGTCATGGGATTGGGGCATTCTTAGGCCATTTGAGGCAAAAATGGAAGAGGGCCGGGCCCGATTGTTACAGTTACTTGGTAGATGCATGATTAGTGCTAGAAAAAAAGATTTGCATATGATACCTCCCTGTATTAAGAGGGTgacttttttagattttaatgaAGAACATGCAAAGAGTTATAACGAATTAGTGGTTACTGTACGCCGTAATATACTAATGGCTGACTGGAATGATCCTTCGCATGTTGAGAGTCTGCTGAATCCAAAGCAATGGAAGTTTAGAAGTACTACCATCAGAAATGTGAGGCTCTCTTGCTGTGTGGCTGGACATATAAAAGTAACAGATGCCGGACAAGATATTCAGGAAACCATGGATATCTTGGTCGAAAATGGTTTGGATCCCCTCTCAGAAGAATATTCGTTTATAAgatataacattttatttggTGGCAACTGTATGAG ATGTGAAGAGTGGTGTCGCCTTCCTGTGATAACACCGTGTAGGCATCTTTTATGCCTCGCTTGTGTTGCCTTGAACAGTGAAAAGTGTACATTTCCTGGTTGTGACAACTTATATGAGATGCAAAGTCCCGAAACATTGTCCCGTCCTGAAAATCCCAATCCAAAATGGCCTGTTCCTAAGGATTTGATTGAATTACAGCCCTCATATAAACAG GATGATTGGGATCCTGATTGGCAGTCAACTTCTAGCAGTAAAGTTTCATATCTTGTGAAGAAGTTGAAAGAATTGCAGGAAGCGAATCAAAAGTTGATGGACAACTGCATGAATGAGGGTCATGATGTAAAAACGATTGATGACATTCTTTTTGGGAGAAGCATGACTTACGCTAAACCTGTCAATCGATCTCCTGAGAAAGTGCTAATATTTTCTCAGTTTCTTGAGCATATACACGTCATTGCACAGCAG TTAATGGTTGCTGGCATCAAATTCGTTGGAATGTACAGTCCAATGCATTCTGGTATCAAG GTGAAATCACTAGCTACTTTCCAGCATGATGAGGAGTGTATGGCTCTTCTGATGGATGGAAGTGCGGCACTAGGTCTTGATTTGAGTTTTGTCACACATGTCTTTCTTATGGAGCCGATATGGGATAAAAG CATGGAAGAGCAGGTGATAAGTCGTGCTCATAGGATGGGTGCTACACGTCCTATTCATGTAGAAACATTGGCTATGCATGGTAccattgaagagcagatgatgAAGTTCTTGCAG GATACTGAGGAGTCTAGAGAGTTATTAAAGGAAGAGTGTGTGCATGAAGGTGCTAGAGCTCGACGTACATTGCATGATTTTGCGGAAAGTAATTATTTGGCTCAACTGAGTTTTGTGCGAACAATCTCAAATGTCGAAG gAACATGA
- the LOC122581981 gene encoding two-component response regulator ORR9-like, whose translation MGAIAAAAPLHVLAVDDSNLDRKLIERLLKTFSYHVTAVDSGTKALEFLGLQDVEEFTSFSPNPEVEVNLVITDYCMPGMTGYELLRKIKESTSLKDIPVVIMSSDNIPARINRCLEEGAEQFFLKPVRLSDVDKLKPYLSKNKRNATAEEESVLIDKSTTKLDEEERQVFSKDQSC comes from the exons ATGGGTGCGATTGCCGCAGCAGCCCCTCTTCATGTTCTTGCTGTTGATGACAGCAATCTTGATAGAAAACTTATTGAAAGATTGTTAAAGACTTTTTCTTACCATG TTACTGCTGTTGATTCTGGAACCAAGGCTTTGGAATTTTTGGGTTTGCAAGATGTTGAAGAGTTCACATCTTTTTCTCCTAACCCT GAAGTGGAGGTGAATTTGGTAATTACAGACTATTGTATGCCCGGGATGACTGGTTATGAGCTTTTGCGAAAGATCAAG GAATCAACATCACTGAAAGACATACCGGTTGTGATTATGTCCTCTGATAATATTCCAGCAAGGATAAATAG ATGCTTAGAAGAGGGAGCTGAACAGTTTTTCCTTAAACCTGTGAGATTGTCTGATGTTGACAAGCTGAAACCTTACCTCTCTAAGAACAAGAGGAATGCAACAGCCGAGGAAGAAAGTGTTTTGATTGACAAATCCACAACAAAGCTTGATGAGGAAGAACGACAGGTGTTTTCCAAGGATCAATCTTGCTAA